The Triticum aestivum cultivar Chinese Spring chromosome 3A, IWGSC CS RefSeq v2.1, whole genome shotgun sequence genome includes a region encoding these proteins:
- the LOC123059962 gene encoding mannose-6-phosphate isomerase 1, with amino-acid sequence MGAPSTAPAPSPPALPEASAPDDRAPPEPAAPELPPPLRLRCGVQQYEWGRRGAASLVARLSAADSAAEIDEARPYAELWMGTHPAAPSAVLPGGEPLGTWLARNPAALGPAVAARWAGDLPFLFKVLAVAKPLSIQAHPDKGLAELLHAMRPATYRDANHKPEMAIAVTDFRALFGFAGIQELKDVIRTVPEVAGLIGHEDADKLMTVKEYHGGNDVKSSLQSAFAKLMTASKEAVSEAVNKLKGRLNDESEIRTLTEKEELVLSLERQYPEDVGVLAALLFNYVKLSPGEAIYIGANEPHAYLSGECIECMATSDNVVRAGLTPKYRDVQTLCSMLTYKQIFPEILRGVPVQPYVRRYTPPTDEFEVDCCLLPPGEVVVMPPVPGPSIFLVMTGEGEVQADSMSDGEKAKEGDVFFVPAHTEVRLSASGHATMQLYRAGVNSRALYACNAAAAGKRSQLQNICEMAS; translated from the exons ATGGGCGCTCCCTCCACCGCGCCCGCGCCCTCCCCGCCGGCGCTGCCCGAGGCCTCCGCGCCGGACGACCgtgcgccgcccgagcccgccgcgccggagctgccgccgccgctgcggctgcgcTGCGGCGTGCAGCAGTACGAGTGGGGCCGGCGCGGCGCCGCCTCCCTCGTCGCGCGCCTCTCAGCCGCGGACTCCGCCGCCGAAATCGACGAGGCCCGCCCCTACGCGGAGCTCTGGATGGGCACGCACCCGGCCGCGCCCTCCGCCGTGCTCCCCGGCGGCGAGCCCCTCGGCACCTGGCTCGCGCGTAACCCGGCCGCGCtcggccccgccgtcgccgcgcgcTGGGCCGGCGACCTCCCGTTCCTCTTCAAG GTGCTGGCGGTGGCGAAGCCGCTGTCGATCCAGGCGCACCCGGACAAGGGGCTGGCGGAGCTGCTGCACGCCATGCGGCCGGCCACGTACCGGGACGCCAACCACAAGCCGGAGATGGCCATCGCCGTCACCGACTTCCGCGCGCTCTTCGGCTTCGCCGGCATCCAG GAGCTCAAGGATGTTATAAGGACTGTACCTGAAGTTGCAGGGCTGATCGGACATGAAGATGCTGACAAGCTTATGACTGTAAAAGAGTATCATGGTGGCAATGATGTAAAATCCAGTCTGCAATCAGCATTCGCTAAGCTAATGACAGCAAGTAAAGAAGCAGTTTCCGAAGCAGTTAATAAATTGAAGGGTCGCCTGAATGATGAGAGCGAG ATTCGGACCTTAACAGAGAAGGAGGAACTTGTTTTGTCTCTGGAGAGACAGTATCCAGAAGATGTTGGTGTTCTAGCCGCACTTCTCTTCAACTATGTCAAGCTCAGCCCAGGTGAAGCAATTTATATCGGTGCCAATGAACCGCACGCATACCTGTCCGGGGAATGCATCGAGTGCATGGCTACTTCGGACAATGTGGTTCGTGCTGGTTTGACACCTAAATACAGAGATGTGCAGACCCTCTGCTCCATGCTAACATACAAACAG ATCTTCCCTGAAATACTGCGAGGGGTACCTGTGCAGCCATACGTACGACGCTACACCCCTCCGACTGACGAGTTCGAGGTTGACTGCTGCTTGCTGCCTCCAGGTGAAGTGGTTGTCATGCCACCGGTACCAGGTCCATCCATCTTCCTTGTCATGACCGGGGAGGGCGAGGTTCAGGCAGACTCCATGTCAGACGGCGAGAAGGCGAAGGAAGGCGACGTCTTCTTTGTGCCCGCGCACACCGAGGTTAGGCTCTCCGCTTCTGGCCATGCGACGATGCAGCTGTACAGAGCTGGGGTGAACAGCAGAGCATTGTACGCGTGCAACGCTGCTGCTGCGGGGAAGAGGTCCCAGCTGCAGAACATATGCGAAATGGCGAGTTAG